Proteins encoded in a region of the Lepeophtheirus salmonis chromosome 6, UVic_Lsal_1.4, whole genome shotgun sequence genome:
- the LOC121119763 gene encoding uncharacterized protein isoform X3 → MYICRNLQLQYPGHRIQVVGYYPYWVGLNGLTDIRLKGKDFKSKCGLRNNDFKYNELIDNRDKVMPAPLPTVVANQLAAVAHSATLAITQSTHNFFANIFGFQTIRTLSSLFFDEKEVIAANTCYDYPCEFVIHLDLLDSPRSHFNGYYLLHFTHNVYYPGKPMYKHIFKNLYIFKIDEKSWVISSDPQRNKLFPQIAITLESEWGMYNYYGQSAKGCFSKLRNLKWIIWNSQKDYELQPTAILTAETYECGIMYTESNNKVVTSGMKPWVLELTIYSEDHMILHTCVGTLVSVMHILTVGSCFSQIDYFDLPKTLINQCKSKDWRDCFRWFRNNNYENGSVIVEARPYKNKYNVQVFPMKLQIEWIEYHPLYDGVEYDVVLLGLTSTIQLSSLLYPICLPSFLEEDLYYSYLWEGYEPLYSLKNIVREQKWNSRIITDINGPKKFEECETTVCFKSTKNLPHSPEDKKFPHNIKDKNARGKSVCNRFYNLLEKQEQEGLEVIYGLPRGTMECFAKVSFQFPKVEGDSGYSIGDTREAKGARCYERRHRCIKTFGWCPTVDYTKDISLLYSDATNFTTTKPSFTNPTMDVNSTQSSINNNLPKDTSNLDYGYCGEFNDEDLNHVNENHPLYEIPTFVLPRQECPTLRSKTNICTGPLATEPTEYVFEVSYDEKNNLKFTVVHYVWGHQRPIASTEDFFSQPSETLRSQLRGFCHGHGDHAYEKDIGAPTYFKRRKSVGEAGQNIEPGISIAVLYSLQKANGKYCEDYRYYTDQEVLIARKDIIDLHFFVS, encoded by the exons ATGTATATTTGTAGGAATTTACAACTCCAATA tCCAGGACATAGGA TACAAGTGGTTGGATATTATCCTTACTGGGTTGGACTAAATGGTTTGACGGATATAAGGCTGAAAGGAAaggattttaaatcaaaatgtggACTGCGTAATAAT gatttcaaatataatgagCTAATTGATAATCGGGACAAAGTTATGCCAGCTCCGTTACCAACCGTTGTGGCAAATCAA CTTGCTGCAGTAGCCCATTCAGCTACATTAGCCATTACACAGTCAACCCACAATTTTTTTGCCAACATCTTCGGGTTTCAAACAATCAGAACA TTAAGTAGTCTCttctttgatgaaaaagaagTAATAGCAGCAAATACATGCTACGATTACCCTTGTGAATTTGTGATTCATC TGGATTTACTTGACTCTCCACGTTCACACTTCAATGGCTACTATCTTCTTCACTTCACCCATAATGTATATTATCCTGGAAAGCCGATGTATAAGCATATATTCAAgaacctttatatttttaaaatag acGAAAAGTCCTGGGTAATATCATCGGATCCACAGAGAAATAAGTTATTTCCACAAATCGCAATCACACTAGAATCAGAATGGGGAATGTACAATTATTATGGACAGTCTGCCAAAGGATGCTTTTCAAAGCTAAGAAACTTGAAATGGATC ataTGGAATTCACAAAAGG ATTATGAACTTCAACCCACAGCCATTTTAACGGCAGAAACATATGAATGTGGCATTATGTACACCGAATCCAATAATAAAGTAGTAACATCGGGAATGAAGCCATGGGTTTTGGAATTGACCATCTACAGCGAGGATCATAT GATCCTACATACTTGTGTTGGAACTCTTGTATCTGTGATGCACATCCTTACTGTTGGAAGTTGCTTTAGCCAAATCGAT TACTTTGATCTACCCAAGACACTCATTAATCAATGCAAAAGTAAGGATTGGAGAGACTGTTTCCGTTGGTTCAGAAATAATAACTATGAAAATGG AAGTGTCATAGTTGAAGCTAGACcgtataaaaataagtacaatGTTCAAGTTTTCCCCATGAAGCTTCAGATTGAATGGATTGAA TATCATCCTTTATATGATGGAGTAGAATATGATGTTGTACTTTTGGGGCTTACTTCAACAATCCAGCTATCATCCCTTCTTTATCCTATATGTCTTCCTTCTTTTCTGGAAGAAGATCTCTATTACTCCTATTTATGGGAGGGATATGAGCCGCTTTACTCATTAAAA AATATTGTACGTGAGCAAAAATGGAATTCAAGAATTATAACAGATATAAATGGACctaaaaaatttgaa GAATGTGAAACAACCGTCTGCTTTAAAAGCACAAAAAACCTACCTCATTCTCCGGAAGACAAAAAGTTTCCTCACAACATTAAAGATAA AAACGCAAGAGGGAAATCCGTGTGCAATCGCTTTTATAACCTACTGGAAAAACAGGAgcaa gaAGGTTTGGAGGTTATTTATGGTCTACCTCGTGGAACTATGGAATGTTTTGCTAAAGTATCCTTTCAATTCCCAAAAGTTGAAGGAG ATTCGGGATATTCCATTGGTGATACAAGGGAAG CCAAAGGCGCCAGGTGTTACGAAAGAAGGCATAGGTGtataaaaa CTTTTGGTTGGTGTCCCACTGTGGACTACACAAAAGATATAAGCTTACTTTATTCAGATGCAACAAATTTTACCACTACAAAACCCTCATTTACGAACCCCACAATGGATGTCAATAGTACTCAATCCTCTATTAATAATAACCTCCCGAAGGATACTAGTAAC TTAGATTACGGATATTGTGGTGAGTTTAATGATGAAGATTTAAACCATGTGAATGAGAACCATCCTCTCTATGAAATCCCAACTTTTGTGCTTCCAAGGCAG GAATGTCCAACCCTAAGATCCAAAACCAACATTTGCACTGGTCCATTAGCCACTGAACCTACAGAGTATGTCTTTGAAGTGTCATatgatgagaaaaataatttgaagtttaCTGTTGTCCATTACGTATGGGGTCATCAAAGACCCATTGCAAGTACTGAAGATTTTTTCTCACAACCGAGCGAGACATTGAGATC GCAATTACGTGGCTTTTGTCACGGTCATGGAGATCATGCTTATGAGAAAGACATAGGAGCACCCACATATTTCAA ACGAAGAAAGAGTGTCGGAGAAGCTGGACAAAATATTGAACCAGGAATCTCCATTGCCGTACTCTATAGTTTACAAAAAGCCAATGGAAAATATTGTGAGGACTACAGATATTACACGGACCAAGAAGTTCTTATTGCCAGAAAGGATATTATAG atttacatttttttgtatcctGA
- the LOC121119763 gene encoding uncharacterized protein isoform X4: protein MYICRNLQLQYPGHRIQVVGYYPYWVGLNGLTDIRLKGKDFKSKCGLRNNDFKYNELIDNRDKVMPAPLPTVVANQLAAVAHSATLAITQSTHNFFANIFGFQTIRTLSSLFFDEKEVIAANTCYDYPCEFVIHLDLLDSPRSHFNGYYLLHFTHNVYYPGKPMYKHIFKNLYIFKIDEKSWVISSDPQRNKLFPQIAITLESEWGMYNYYGQSAKGCFSKLRNLKWIIWNSQKDYELQPTAILTAETYECGIMYTESNNKVVTSGMKPWVLELTIYSEDHMILHTCVGTLVSVMHILTVGSCFSQIDYFDLPKTLINQCKSKDWRDCFRWFRNNNYENGSVIVEARPYKNKYNVQVFPMKLQIEWIEYHPLYDGVEYDVVLLGLTSTIQLSSLLYPICLPSFLEEDLYYSYLWEGYEPLYSLKNIVREQKWNSRIITDINGPKKFEECETTVCFKSTKNLPHSPEDKKFPHNIKDKNARGKSVCNRFYNLLEKQEQEGLEVIYGLPRGTMECFAKVSFQFPKVEGDSGYSIGDTREAKGARCYERRHRCIKTFGWCPTVDYTKDISLLYSDATNFTTTKPSFTNPTMDVNSTQSSINNNLPKDTSNLDYGYCGEFNDEDLNHVNENHPLYEIPTFVLPRQECPTLRSKTNICTGPLATEPTEYVFEVSYDEKNNLKFTVVHYVWGHQRPIASTEDFFSQPSETLRSQLRGFCHGHGDHAYEKDIGAPTYFKMDD, encoded by the exons ATGTATATTTGTAGGAATTTACAACTCCAATA tCCAGGACATAGGA TACAAGTGGTTGGATATTATCCTTACTGGGTTGGACTAAATGGTTTGACGGATATAAGGCTGAAAGGAAaggattttaaatcaaaatgtggACTGCGTAATAAT gatttcaaatataatgagCTAATTGATAATCGGGACAAAGTTATGCCAGCTCCGTTACCAACCGTTGTGGCAAATCAA CTTGCTGCAGTAGCCCATTCAGCTACATTAGCCATTACACAGTCAACCCACAATTTTTTTGCCAACATCTTCGGGTTTCAAACAATCAGAACA TTAAGTAGTCTCttctttgatgaaaaagaagTAATAGCAGCAAATACATGCTACGATTACCCTTGTGAATTTGTGATTCATC TGGATTTACTTGACTCTCCACGTTCACACTTCAATGGCTACTATCTTCTTCACTTCACCCATAATGTATATTATCCTGGAAAGCCGATGTATAAGCATATATTCAAgaacctttatatttttaaaatag acGAAAAGTCCTGGGTAATATCATCGGATCCACAGAGAAATAAGTTATTTCCACAAATCGCAATCACACTAGAATCAGAATGGGGAATGTACAATTATTATGGACAGTCTGCCAAAGGATGCTTTTCAAAGCTAAGAAACTTGAAATGGATC ataTGGAATTCACAAAAGG ATTATGAACTTCAACCCACAGCCATTTTAACGGCAGAAACATATGAATGTGGCATTATGTACACCGAATCCAATAATAAAGTAGTAACATCGGGAATGAAGCCATGGGTTTTGGAATTGACCATCTACAGCGAGGATCATAT GATCCTACATACTTGTGTTGGAACTCTTGTATCTGTGATGCACATCCTTACTGTTGGAAGTTGCTTTAGCCAAATCGAT TACTTTGATCTACCCAAGACACTCATTAATCAATGCAAAAGTAAGGATTGGAGAGACTGTTTCCGTTGGTTCAGAAATAATAACTATGAAAATGG AAGTGTCATAGTTGAAGCTAGACcgtataaaaataagtacaatGTTCAAGTTTTCCCCATGAAGCTTCAGATTGAATGGATTGAA TATCATCCTTTATATGATGGAGTAGAATATGATGTTGTACTTTTGGGGCTTACTTCAACAATCCAGCTATCATCCCTTCTTTATCCTATATGTCTTCCTTCTTTTCTGGAAGAAGATCTCTATTACTCCTATTTATGGGAGGGATATGAGCCGCTTTACTCATTAAAA AATATTGTACGTGAGCAAAAATGGAATTCAAGAATTATAACAGATATAAATGGACctaaaaaatttgaa GAATGTGAAACAACCGTCTGCTTTAAAAGCACAAAAAACCTACCTCATTCTCCGGAAGACAAAAAGTTTCCTCACAACATTAAAGATAA AAACGCAAGAGGGAAATCCGTGTGCAATCGCTTTTATAACCTACTGGAAAAACAGGAgcaa gaAGGTTTGGAGGTTATTTATGGTCTACCTCGTGGAACTATGGAATGTTTTGCTAAAGTATCCTTTCAATTCCCAAAAGTTGAAGGAG ATTCGGGATATTCCATTGGTGATACAAGGGAAG CCAAAGGCGCCAGGTGTTACGAAAGAAGGCATAGGTGtataaaaa CTTTTGGTTGGTGTCCCACTGTGGACTACACAAAAGATATAAGCTTACTTTATTCAGATGCAACAAATTTTACCACTACAAAACCCTCATTTACGAACCCCACAATGGATGTCAATAGTACTCAATCCTCTATTAATAATAACCTCCCGAAGGATACTAGTAAC TTAGATTACGGATATTGTGGTGAGTTTAATGATGAAGATTTAAACCATGTGAATGAGAACCATCCTCTCTATGAAATCCCAACTTTTGTGCTTCCAAGGCAG GAATGTCCAACCCTAAGATCCAAAACCAACATTTGCACTGGTCCATTAGCCACTGAACCTACAGAGTATGTCTTTGAAGTGTCATatgatgagaaaaataatttgaagtttaCTGTTGTCCATTACGTATGGGGTCATCAAAGACCCATTGCAAGTACTGAAGATTTTTTCTCACAACCGAGCGAGACATTGAGATC GCAATTACGTGGCTTTTGTCACGGTCATGGAGATCATGCTTATGAGAAAGACATAGGAGCACCCACATATTTCAA AATGGATGACTGA
- the LOC121119763 gene encoding uncharacterized protein isoform X1, translating to MYICRNLQLQYPGHRIQVVGYYPYWVGLNGLTDIRLKGKDFKSKCGLRNNDFKYNELIDNRDKVMPAPLPTVVANQLAAVAHSATLAITQSTHNFFANIFGFQTIRTLSSLFFDEKEVIAANTCYDYPCEFVIHLDLLDSPRSHFNGYYLLHFTHNVYYPGKPMYKHIFKNLYIFKIDEKSWVISSDPQRNKLFPQIAITLESEWGMYNYYGQSAKGCFSKLRNLKWIIWNSQKDYELQPTAILTAETYECGIMYTESNNKVVTSGMKPWVLELTIYSEDHMILHTCVGTLVSVMHILTVGSCFSQIDYFDLPKTLINQCKSKDWRDCFRWFRNNNYENGSVIVEARPYKNKYNVQVFPMKLQIEWIEYHPLYDGVEYDVVLLGLTSTIQLSSLLYPICLPSFLEEDLYYSYLWEGYEPLYSLKNIVREQKWNSRIITDINGPKKFEECETTVCFKSTKNLPHSPEDKKFPHNIKDKNARGKSVCNRFYNLLEKQEQEGLEVIYGLPRGTMECFAKVSFQFPKVEGDSGYSIGDTREAKGARCYERRHRCIKTFGWCPTVDYTKDISLLYSDATNFTTTKPSFTNPTMDVNSTQSSINNNLPKDTSNLDYGYCGEFNDEDLNHVNENHPLYEIPTFVLPRQECPTLRSKTNICTGPLATEPTEYVFEVSYDEKNNLKFTVVHYVWGHQRPIASTEDFFSQPSETLRSQLRGFCHGHGDHAYEKDIGAPTYFKRRKSVGEAGQNIEPGISIAVLYSLQKANGKYCEDYRYYTDQEVLIARKDIIEWMTESIERLPDWNVYYSTKANSVPIYQSFEEKSTTSWTTTSYPPTTTDNGFNTFFQGFFFFFHMLKKRQIYIKTLKKFVMLNLIFYKIFGPSTLTCTHILRISHQYKVLSQLLP from the exons ATGTATATTTGTAGGAATTTACAACTCCAATA tCCAGGACATAGGA TACAAGTGGTTGGATATTATCCTTACTGGGTTGGACTAAATGGTTTGACGGATATAAGGCTGAAAGGAAaggattttaaatcaaaatgtggACTGCGTAATAAT gatttcaaatataatgagCTAATTGATAATCGGGACAAAGTTATGCCAGCTCCGTTACCAACCGTTGTGGCAAATCAA CTTGCTGCAGTAGCCCATTCAGCTACATTAGCCATTACACAGTCAACCCACAATTTTTTTGCCAACATCTTCGGGTTTCAAACAATCAGAACA TTAAGTAGTCTCttctttgatgaaaaagaagTAATAGCAGCAAATACATGCTACGATTACCCTTGTGAATTTGTGATTCATC TGGATTTACTTGACTCTCCACGTTCACACTTCAATGGCTACTATCTTCTTCACTTCACCCATAATGTATATTATCCTGGAAAGCCGATGTATAAGCATATATTCAAgaacctttatatttttaaaatag acGAAAAGTCCTGGGTAATATCATCGGATCCACAGAGAAATAAGTTATTTCCACAAATCGCAATCACACTAGAATCAGAATGGGGAATGTACAATTATTATGGACAGTCTGCCAAAGGATGCTTTTCAAAGCTAAGAAACTTGAAATGGATC ataTGGAATTCACAAAAGG ATTATGAACTTCAACCCACAGCCATTTTAACGGCAGAAACATATGAATGTGGCATTATGTACACCGAATCCAATAATAAAGTAGTAACATCGGGAATGAAGCCATGGGTTTTGGAATTGACCATCTACAGCGAGGATCATAT GATCCTACATACTTGTGTTGGAACTCTTGTATCTGTGATGCACATCCTTACTGTTGGAAGTTGCTTTAGCCAAATCGAT TACTTTGATCTACCCAAGACACTCATTAATCAATGCAAAAGTAAGGATTGGAGAGACTGTTTCCGTTGGTTCAGAAATAATAACTATGAAAATGG AAGTGTCATAGTTGAAGCTAGACcgtataaaaataagtacaatGTTCAAGTTTTCCCCATGAAGCTTCAGATTGAATGGATTGAA TATCATCCTTTATATGATGGAGTAGAATATGATGTTGTACTTTTGGGGCTTACTTCAACAATCCAGCTATCATCCCTTCTTTATCCTATATGTCTTCCTTCTTTTCTGGAAGAAGATCTCTATTACTCCTATTTATGGGAGGGATATGAGCCGCTTTACTCATTAAAA AATATTGTACGTGAGCAAAAATGGAATTCAAGAATTATAACAGATATAAATGGACctaaaaaatttgaa GAATGTGAAACAACCGTCTGCTTTAAAAGCACAAAAAACCTACCTCATTCTCCGGAAGACAAAAAGTTTCCTCACAACATTAAAGATAA AAACGCAAGAGGGAAATCCGTGTGCAATCGCTTTTATAACCTACTGGAAAAACAGGAgcaa gaAGGTTTGGAGGTTATTTATGGTCTACCTCGTGGAACTATGGAATGTTTTGCTAAAGTATCCTTTCAATTCCCAAAAGTTGAAGGAG ATTCGGGATATTCCATTGGTGATACAAGGGAAG CCAAAGGCGCCAGGTGTTACGAAAGAAGGCATAGGTGtataaaaa CTTTTGGTTGGTGTCCCACTGTGGACTACACAAAAGATATAAGCTTACTTTATTCAGATGCAACAAATTTTACCACTACAAAACCCTCATTTACGAACCCCACAATGGATGTCAATAGTACTCAATCCTCTATTAATAATAACCTCCCGAAGGATACTAGTAAC TTAGATTACGGATATTGTGGTGAGTTTAATGATGAAGATTTAAACCATGTGAATGAGAACCATCCTCTCTATGAAATCCCAACTTTTGTGCTTCCAAGGCAG GAATGTCCAACCCTAAGATCCAAAACCAACATTTGCACTGGTCCATTAGCCACTGAACCTACAGAGTATGTCTTTGAAGTGTCATatgatgagaaaaataatttgaagtttaCTGTTGTCCATTACGTATGGGGTCATCAAAGACCCATTGCAAGTACTGAAGATTTTTTCTCACAACCGAGCGAGACATTGAGATC GCAATTACGTGGCTTTTGTCACGGTCATGGAGATCATGCTTATGAGAAAGACATAGGAGCACCCACATATTTCAA ACGAAGAAAGAGTGTCGGAGAAGCTGGACAAAATATTGAACCAGGAATCTCCATTGCCGTACTCTATAGTTTACAAAAAGCCAATGGAAAATATTGTGAGGACTACAGATATTACACGGACCAAGAAGTTCTTATTGCCAGAAAGGATATTATAG AATGGATGACTGAAAGTATTGAACGCCTTCCAGATTGGAACGTTTACTATTCCACAAAGGCTAACAGTGTTCCAATTTATCAAAGCTTTGAGGAAAAGAGCACAACGTCCTGGACGACGACATCCTATCCTCCG accACGACTGACAACGGttttaacacattttttcagggatttttttttttttttcatatgctcaaaaagagacaaatttatatcaaaaccttgaaaaaatttgttatgTTAAACCTGATCTTTTACAAGATTTTTGGACCTTCGACCCTTACTTGTACACATATACTCCGAATATCACACCAATACAAAGTTTTATCACAACTCCTCCCATGA
- the LOC121119763 gene encoding uncharacterized protein isoform X5: MYICRNLQLQYPGHRIQVVGYYPYWVGLNGLTDIRLKGKDFKSKCGLRNNDFKYNELIDNRDKVMPAPLPTVVANQLAAVAHSATLAITQSTHNFFANIFGFQTIRTLSSLFFDEKEVIAANTCYDYPCEFVIHLDLLDSPRSHFNGYYLLHFTHNVYYPGKPMYKHIFKNLYIFKIDEKSWVISSDPQRNKLFPQIAITLESEWGMYNYYGQSAKGCFSKLRNLKWIIWNSQKDYELQPTAILTAETYECGIMYTESNNKVVTSGMKPWVLELTIYSEDHMILHTCVGTLVSVMHILTVGSCFSQIDYFDLPKTLINQCKSKDWRDCFRWFRNNNYENGSVIVEARPYKNKYNVQVFPMKLQIEWIEYHPLYDGVEYDVVLLGLTSTIQLSSLLYPICLPSFLEEDLYYSYLWEGYEPLYSLKNIVREQKWNSRIITDINGPKKFEECETTVCFKSTKNLPHSPEDKKFPHNIKDKNARGKSVCNRFYNLLEKQEQEGLEVIYGLPRGTMECFAKVSFQFPKVEGDSGYSIGDTREAKGARCYERRHRCIKTFGWCPTVDYTKDISLLYSDATNFTTTKPSFTNPTMDVNSTQSSINNNLPKDTSNLDYGYCGEFNDEDLNHVNENHPLYEIPTFVLPRNVQP, encoded by the exons ATGTATATTTGTAGGAATTTACAACTCCAATA tCCAGGACATAGGA TACAAGTGGTTGGATATTATCCTTACTGGGTTGGACTAAATGGTTTGACGGATATAAGGCTGAAAGGAAaggattttaaatcaaaatgtggACTGCGTAATAAT gatttcaaatataatgagCTAATTGATAATCGGGACAAAGTTATGCCAGCTCCGTTACCAACCGTTGTGGCAAATCAA CTTGCTGCAGTAGCCCATTCAGCTACATTAGCCATTACACAGTCAACCCACAATTTTTTTGCCAACATCTTCGGGTTTCAAACAATCAGAACA TTAAGTAGTCTCttctttgatgaaaaagaagTAATAGCAGCAAATACATGCTACGATTACCCTTGTGAATTTGTGATTCATC TGGATTTACTTGACTCTCCACGTTCACACTTCAATGGCTACTATCTTCTTCACTTCACCCATAATGTATATTATCCTGGAAAGCCGATGTATAAGCATATATTCAAgaacctttatatttttaaaatag acGAAAAGTCCTGGGTAATATCATCGGATCCACAGAGAAATAAGTTATTTCCACAAATCGCAATCACACTAGAATCAGAATGGGGAATGTACAATTATTATGGACAGTCTGCCAAAGGATGCTTTTCAAAGCTAAGAAACTTGAAATGGATC ataTGGAATTCACAAAAGG ATTATGAACTTCAACCCACAGCCATTTTAACGGCAGAAACATATGAATGTGGCATTATGTACACCGAATCCAATAATAAAGTAGTAACATCGGGAATGAAGCCATGGGTTTTGGAATTGACCATCTACAGCGAGGATCATAT GATCCTACATACTTGTGTTGGAACTCTTGTATCTGTGATGCACATCCTTACTGTTGGAAGTTGCTTTAGCCAAATCGAT TACTTTGATCTACCCAAGACACTCATTAATCAATGCAAAAGTAAGGATTGGAGAGACTGTTTCCGTTGGTTCAGAAATAATAACTATGAAAATGG AAGTGTCATAGTTGAAGCTAGACcgtataaaaataagtacaatGTTCAAGTTTTCCCCATGAAGCTTCAGATTGAATGGATTGAA TATCATCCTTTATATGATGGAGTAGAATATGATGTTGTACTTTTGGGGCTTACTTCAACAATCCAGCTATCATCCCTTCTTTATCCTATATGTCTTCCTTCTTTTCTGGAAGAAGATCTCTATTACTCCTATTTATGGGAGGGATATGAGCCGCTTTACTCATTAAAA AATATTGTACGTGAGCAAAAATGGAATTCAAGAATTATAACAGATATAAATGGACctaaaaaatttgaa GAATGTGAAACAACCGTCTGCTTTAAAAGCACAAAAAACCTACCTCATTCTCCGGAAGACAAAAAGTTTCCTCACAACATTAAAGATAA AAACGCAAGAGGGAAATCCGTGTGCAATCGCTTTTATAACCTACTGGAAAAACAGGAgcaa gaAGGTTTGGAGGTTATTTATGGTCTACCTCGTGGAACTATGGAATGTTTTGCTAAAGTATCCTTTCAATTCCCAAAAGTTGAAGGAG ATTCGGGATATTCCATTGGTGATACAAGGGAAG CCAAAGGCGCCAGGTGTTACGAAAGAAGGCATAGGTGtataaaaa CTTTTGGTTGGTGTCCCACTGTGGACTACACAAAAGATATAAGCTTACTTTATTCAGATGCAACAAATTTTACCACTACAAAACCCTCATTTACGAACCCCACAATGGATGTCAATAGTACTCAATCCTCTATTAATAATAACCTCCCGAAGGATACTAGTAAC TTAGATTACGGATATTGTGGTGAGTTTAATGATGAAGATTTAAACCATGTGAATGAGAACCATCCTCTCTATGAAATCCCAACTTTTGTGCTTCCAAG GAATGTCCAACCCTAA